A part of Kitasatospora acidiphila genomic DNA contains:
- a CDS encoding polynucleotide kinase-phosphatase: MTESTDPTSTDPIGTNSNTDLSTGPEPTASAPRRLPVTDLALVVLVGTSGAGKSSFARRHFAATQVISSDFCRGLVSDDENDQSASADAFELLHYIVGKRLAAGRLTVVDATNVQPAARKQLVALAREHDVLPIAIVLDVPPGVCIARNRTRPDRDFGPQVVQRQHRELRRSLNGLEREGFRRVHHLRGEAEVAAAEIVVERRWNDLRDRTGPFDIVGDIHGCRAELETLLDKLGYLLVRDAQGRPVDAVPPAGRTAVFVGDLVDRGPDTPGVLRLVMGMVGAGHALCVPGNHENKLGRALSGRQVTVSHGLQESLDQLAAEPPEFVAEVRAFIRDLVSHYLLDEGRLVVCHAGLPEKYHGRTSGRVRSHALYGDTTGETDEYGLPVRYPWAEEYRGKALVVYGHTPVPVPSFLNNTICLDTGAVFGGSLTALRYPERELVGVPAEQEWYAPVRPLASEAPGGREGRPLDLADVAGRRVVETALHGRIAVREENAAAALEVMSRFALDPRLLAYLPPTMAPSPTSRREGYLEHPEEAFGAYLAAGVREVVCEEKHMGSRAVLLVARDAVSLEQRFGVTGPGAIWTRTGRAFLDDRELTEAVLDRVRAAAESAGLFDELATGWLLLDAELLPWSLKAVELLRRQYAAVGAAAGAVLPEVLDALRLATERGMGGLAELTERQRRRAADATAFTAAYQRYCWPTEGLTGIRLAPFQVLAAEGANLAVRPHDRHLEWLDRLVAADAAAHPAEPLLRTTGRRLVDTADEASTAAATAWWEELTAAGGEGMVVKPLASVVRGAAGEGRPGRLIQPGLKVRGREYLRIIYGPDYTEHLAVLRGRVLGHKQSLALREFALGMEALDRLASGEPLWRVHEPVFAVLALESEPVDPRL, from the coding sequence ATGACCGAGTCCACCGACCCCACCAGCACCGACCCGATCGGCACCAACTCCAACACCGACCTCAGCACCGGCCCCGAGCCCACCGCGTCCGCCCCTCGTCGACTGCCGGTCACCGACCTCGCCCTGGTGGTGCTGGTCGGCACCAGTGGCGCGGGCAAGTCCAGCTTCGCCCGCCGGCACTTCGCGGCCACCCAGGTGATCTCCTCCGACTTCTGCCGAGGGCTGGTCTCGGACGACGAGAACGACCAGTCCGCCTCGGCCGACGCCTTCGAGCTGCTGCACTACATCGTCGGCAAGCGGCTGGCGGCGGGCCGGCTCACCGTGGTGGACGCCACCAATGTGCAACCCGCGGCGCGCAAGCAGCTGGTCGCACTGGCCCGGGAGCACGATGTGCTGCCGATCGCCATCGTGCTCGACGTGCCGCCAGGCGTCTGCATCGCACGCAACCGCACCCGGCCGGACCGGGACTTCGGGCCGCAGGTGGTCCAGCGCCAGCACCGCGAGCTGCGCCGCTCGCTGAACGGCCTGGAACGCGAGGGCTTCCGCCGGGTGCACCACCTGCGTGGTGAGGCCGAGGTGGCGGCCGCCGAGATCGTCGTCGAGCGGCGCTGGAACGATCTGCGCGATCGCACCGGCCCGTTCGACATCGTCGGTGACATCCACGGCTGCCGTGCCGAGTTGGAGACCCTGCTCGACAAGCTCGGCTACCTGCTGGTCCGCGACGCGCAGGGCCGCCCGGTGGACGCCGTGCCGCCCGCCGGCCGCACCGCGGTCTTCGTCGGCGACCTGGTGGACCGCGGCCCGGACACCCCCGGGGTGCTGCGCCTGGTGATGGGCATGGTGGGTGCCGGCCACGCGCTCTGCGTGCCCGGCAACCACGAGAACAAGCTCGGCCGGGCGTTGAGCGGGCGGCAGGTGACCGTCTCGCACGGCCTGCAGGAGTCGCTCGACCAGCTCGCGGCCGAGCCGCCGGAGTTCGTTGCCGAGGTGCGGGCCTTCATCCGGGACCTGGTCAGCCACTACCTGCTGGACGAGGGCCGGTTGGTGGTCTGCCACGCCGGCCTGCCGGAGAAGTACCACGGCCGTACCTCCGGCCGGGTCCGCTCGCACGCGCTGTACGGCGACACCACGGGGGAGACCGATGAGTACGGTCTGCCGGTCCGCTACCCCTGGGCCGAGGAGTACCGGGGCAAGGCGCTGGTGGTGTACGGCCACACCCCGGTGCCGGTGCCGAGCTTCCTCAACAACACCATCTGCCTGGACACCGGCGCCGTCTTCGGCGGCAGCCTGACCGCGCTGCGCTATCCGGAGCGCGAGCTGGTCGGCGTGCCCGCCGAGCAGGAGTGGTACGCCCCGGTGCGGCCGCTGGCGTCCGAGGCGCCGGGCGGCCGGGAGGGGAGGCCGCTCGACCTGGCGGATGTGGCCGGGCGCCGGGTGGTGGAGACCGCCCTGCACGGCCGGATCGCCGTCCGGGAGGAGAACGCCGCCGCCGCGCTGGAGGTGATGAGCCGGTTCGCCCTGGATCCGCGGCTGCTCGCCTATCTGCCGCCGACCATGGCCCCGAGCCCCACCTCGCGGCGCGAGGGGTATCTGGAGCACCCCGAGGAGGCGTTCGGCGCCTACCTGGCCGCCGGCGTCCGGGAGGTGGTCTGCGAGGAGAAGCACATGGGCTCGCGGGCCGTGCTGCTGGTCGCGCGGGACGCGGTGTCGCTGGAGCAGCGGTTCGGCGTGACCGGTCCCGGGGCGATCTGGACCAGGACGGGCCGGGCGTTCCTGGACGACCGGGAGTTGACCGAGGCGGTGCTCGACCGGGTCCGGGCGGCCGCCGAATCGGCAGGCCTGTTCGACGAGTTGGCCACTGGCTGGCTGCTGCTCGACGCCGAGCTGCTGCCCTGGTCGCTCAAGGCGGTCGAGTTGCTGCGCCGGCAGTACGCGGCGGTCGGGGCAGCGGCCGGTGCGGTGCTGCCGGAGGTGCTCGACGCGCTGCGGCTCGCCACCGAACGGGGCATGGGCGGGCTGGCCGAGCTGACCGAGCGTCAGCGCCGCCGGGCCGCCGATGCCACCGCCTTCACCGCGGCCTACCAGCGCTACTGCTGGCCGACCGAGGGGCTGACCGGGATCCGGCTGGCGCCGTTCCAGGTGCTGGCCGCCGAGGGCGCCAACCTGGCGGTGCGGCCGCACGACCGGCACCTGGAGTGGTTGGACCGCCTGGTGGCGGCCGATGCGGCGGCGCACCCGGCCGAGCCGCTGCTGCGGACCACCGGCCGGCGGCTGGTCGACACCGCCGACGAGGCGTCGACCGCGGCCGCCACCGCCTGGTGGGAGGAGCTCACCGCGGCCGGCGGCGAGGGCATGGTGGTCAAGCCGCTGGCCTCGGTGGTGCGTGGCGCGGCAGGCGAAGGGCGGCCCGGCAGGCTCATCCAGCCGGGGCTGAAGGTGCGCGGGCGGGAGTATCTGCGGATCATCTACGGTCCGGACTACACCGAGCATCTGGCGGTGCTGCGCGGGCGGGTGCTGGGCCACAAGCAGTCGCTGGCGCTGCGTGAGTTCGCGCTGGGCATGGAGGCACTGGACCGGCTGGCGAGCGGCGAGCCGCTCTGGCGGGTGCACGAGCCGGTCTTCGCGGTCCTCGCCCTGGAGTCGGAGCCGGTGGACCCGCGGCTCTGA
- the acnA gene encoding aconitate hydratase AcnA — MSANSFDARSSLQVGDESYEIFKLSAVEGSERLPYSLKVLLENLLRTEDGANITADHIRALGGWDPNAAPSQEIQFTPARVIMQDFTGVPCVVDLATMREAVKELGGDPAKINPLAPAELVIDHSVIADKFGTKDAFTQNVEIEYGRNKERYQFLRWGQTAFDEFKVVPPGTGIVHQVNIEHLARTIMVRGGQAYPDTCVGTDSHTTMVNGLGVLGWGVGGIEAEAAMLGQPVSMLIPRVVGFKLNGQLPAGATATDLVLTITEMLRKHGVVGKFVEFYGAGVSAIPLANRATIGNMSPEFGSTCAIFPIDNETINYLKLTGRDEQQLALVEAYAKEQGLWHDAAKEPVYSEYLELDLATVVPSIAGPKRPQDRVVLAEAAAKFAEALPTYSAEASKPTTVTAPDGSSYQIDNGAVVIASITSCTNTSNPSVMLGAALLAKKAVEKGLQVKPWVKTTLAPGSKVVMGYYEKAGLLPYMEKLGFNLVGYGCVTCIGNSGPLPEEVSAAVNEADLAVVSVLSGNRNFEGRINPDVKMNYLASPPLVVAYALAGNMNVDITRDALGQDADGNDVFLADIWPTEQEVADVVAHSIDQDMFTRDYADVFAGDHRWQSLPVPTGNTFEWDAESTYVRKPPYFEGMAKTPSPVQDIAGARVLAKLGDSVTTDHISPAGNIKAGTPAAQYLTEHGVEKRDFNSYGSRRGNHEVMIRGTFANIRLRNQIAPGTEGGYTRDFTQAEGPVSFIYDASQNYQAAGIPLVVLAGKEYGSGSSRDWAAKGTALLGVKAVIAESYERIHRSNLIGMGVLPLQFPEGQSADSLGLTGEETFSITGVTELNEGRTPKTVKVKAGDVEFDAVVRIDTPGEADYYRNGGILQYVLRSLIG; from the coding sequence GTGTCCGCGAACAGCTTCGACGCCCGCAGCTCGCTGCAGGTGGGCGACGAGTCGTACGAGATCTTCAAGCTCTCCGCCGTCGAGGGTTCCGAGCGGCTGCCGTACAGCCTCAAGGTGCTGCTGGAGAACCTGCTCCGCACCGAGGACGGCGCCAACATCACCGCCGACCACATCCGGGCTCTCGGCGGCTGGGACCCGAACGCCGCGCCGAGCCAGGAGATCCAGTTCACGCCGGCCCGCGTGATCATGCAGGACTTCACCGGCGTGCCCTGCGTGGTGGACCTCGCCACCATGCGTGAGGCGGTCAAGGAGCTGGGCGGCGACCCGGCCAAGATCAACCCGCTGGCCCCGGCCGAGCTGGTCATCGACCACTCGGTGATCGCCGACAAGTTCGGCACCAAGGACGCGTTCACCCAGAACGTCGAGATCGAGTACGGCCGCAACAAGGAGCGCTACCAGTTCCTGCGCTGGGGCCAGACGGCCTTCGACGAGTTCAAGGTGGTCCCGCCCGGCACCGGCATCGTGCACCAGGTGAACATCGAGCACCTGGCCCGCACCATCATGGTCCGCGGCGGCCAGGCCTACCCCGACACCTGCGTCGGCACCGACTCGCACACCACGATGGTCAACGGCCTCGGTGTGCTCGGCTGGGGCGTCGGCGGCATCGAGGCCGAGGCCGCGATGCTCGGCCAGCCGGTGTCGATGCTGATCCCGCGGGTGGTCGGCTTCAAGCTGAACGGCCAGCTGCCGGCCGGTGCCACCGCCACCGACCTGGTGCTCACCATCACCGAGATGCTCCGCAAGCACGGTGTGGTCGGCAAGTTCGTCGAGTTCTACGGTGCCGGCGTCAGCGCCATCCCGCTGGCCAACCGCGCCACCATCGGCAACATGTCGCCGGAGTTCGGCTCGACCTGCGCGATCTTCCCGATCGACAACGAGACCATCAACTACCTGAAGCTCACCGGCCGTGACGAGCAGCAGCTCGCCCTGGTCGAGGCGTACGCCAAGGAGCAGGGCCTCTGGCACGACGCGGCCAAGGAGCCGGTCTACTCCGAGTACCTGGAGCTGGACCTGGCCACCGTGGTCCCGTCGATCGCCGGCCCGAAGCGCCCGCAGGACCGCGTGGTGCTGGCCGAGGCCGCCGCCAAGTTCGCCGAGGCGCTGCCGACCTACTCCGCCGAGGCCTCCAAGCCGACCACCGTCACCGCCCCCGACGGTTCGTCGTACCAGATCGACAACGGCGCCGTGGTGATCGCCTCGATCACCTCCTGCACCAACACCTCCAACCCCTCCGTCATGCTGGGCGCCGCCCTGCTGGCGAAGAAGGCCGTGGAGAAGGGCCTGCAGGTCAAGCCGTGGGTCAAGACCACCCTGGCCCCCGGGTCCAAGGTCGTCATGGGCTACTACGAGAAGGCCGGCCTGCTCCCGTACATGGAGAAGCTGGGCTTCAACCTGGTCGGCTACGGCTGCGTGACCTGCATCGGCAACTCGGGCCCGCTGCCCGAGGAGGTCTCCGCCGCGGTCAACGAGGCCGACCTCGCCGTGGTGTCGGTGCTCTCCGGCAACCGCAACTTCGAGGGCCGGATCAACCCGGACGTCAAGATGAACTACCTGGCCTCCCCGCCGCTGGTGGTCGCCTACGCCCTGGCCGGCAACATGAACGTCGACATCACCCGCGACGCGCTGGGCCAGGACGCCGACGGCAACGACGTCTTCCTCGCCGACATCTGGCCGACCGAGCAGGAGGTGGCCGACGTCGTCGCCCACTCCATCGACCAGGACATGTTCACCCGGGACTACGCGGACGTCTTCGCCGGCGACCACCGCTGGCAGTCGCTCCCGGTCCCGACCGGCAACACCTTCGAGTGGGACGCCGAGTCCACCTACGTCCGCAAGCCCCCGTACTTCGAGGGCATGGCCAAGACCCCGAGCCCGGTGCAGGACATCGCCGGCGCCCGGGTGCTGGCCAAGCTGGGCGACTCGGTCACCACCGACCACATCTCCCCGGCGGGCAACATCAAGGCCGGCACCCCGGCCGCGCAGTACCTGACCGAGCACGGTGTGGAGAAGCGCGACTTCAACTCGTACGGCTCGCGCCGTGGCAACCACGAGGTGATGATCCGCGGCACCTTCGCCAACATCCGCCTGCGCAACCAGATCGCGCCGGGCACCGAGGGCGGCTACACCCGCGACTTCACCCAGGCCGAGGGCCCGGTGTCGTTCATCTACGACGCCTCGCAGAACTACCAGGCCGCCGGCATCCCGCTGGTCGTCCTGGCCGGCAAGGAGTACGGCTCCGGCTCGTCCCGCGACTGGGCGGCCAAGGGCACCGCGCTGCTCGGCGTCAAGGCCGTCATCGCCGAGTCCTACGAGCGCATCCACCGCTCCAACCTGATCGGCATGGGCGTGCTGCCGCTGCAGTTCCCCGAGGGCCAGAGCGCCGACAGCCTGGGCCTGACCGGCGAGGAGACCTTCTCCATCACCGGCGTGACCGAGCTGAACGAGGGCCGCACCCCGAAGACCGTCAAGGTCAAGGCGGGCGACGTCGAGTTCGACGCGGTGGTGCGCATCGACACCCCCGGTGAGGCGGACTACTACCGCAACGGCGGCATCCTGCAGTACGTGCTGCGCAGCCTGATCGGCTGA
- the argF gene encoding ornithine carbamoyltransferase, producing MALNLRNRHFLKELDFTAEEFRFLLELAAQLKAAKYAGTEQPRLRGKSIALVFEKTSTRTRCAFEVAAHDQGAGTTYLDPSASQIGHKESVKDTARVLGRMYDGIQYRGHGQSVIEELAEHAGVPVWNGLTDEWHPTQMLADMLTVQEHSDKPLSEVTLAYLGDARYNMGNSLLITGALLGLDLRIVAPAQYWPAAEIRTCAEQLAQASGARITLTEDVAAGVAGADFLYTDVWVSMGEPKEVWAERIAELKPYQVSMDTVRATGNPRAKFLHCLPAFHDLGTTVARQLYEATGMAELECTDELFESEHSIVFDQAENRLHTIKAILVATLGG from the coding sequence ATGGCCTTGAACCTCAGGAACCGGCATTTCCTCAAGGAGCTCGACTTCACGGCCGAGGAGTTCCGCTTCCTGCTGGAGTTGGCCGCCCAGCTCAAGGCCGCCAAGTACGCCGGCACCGAGCAGCCGCGGCTGCGGGGCAAGAGCATTGCGCTGGTCTTCGAGAAGACCTCAACCCGCACCAGGTGCGCCTTCGAGGTGGCCGCGCACGACCAGGGCGCGGGCACGACCTATCTTGACCCGTCAGCGTCGCAGATCGGGCACAAGGAGTCGGTGAAGGACACTGCCCGGGTGCTCGGCCGGATGTACGACGGCATCCAGTACCGCGGCCACGGCCAGTCGGTGATCGAGGAGCTGGCCGAGCACGCCGGGGTGCCGGTGTGGAACGGGCTCACCGACGAGTGGCACCCCACCCAGATGCTCGCCGACATGCTGACCGTCCAGGAGCACAGCGACAAGCCGCTGTCCGAGGTCACCCTGGCCTACCTCGGCGATGCCCGGTACAACATGGGCAACTCGCTGCTGATCACCGGCGCCCTGCTGGGCCTGGACCTGCGGATCGTCGCCCCCGCCCAGTACTGGCCCGCCGCGGAGATCCGCACCTGCGCCGAGCAGCTGGCGCAGGCCAGCGGTGCGCGGATCACCCTGACCGAGGACGTCGCCGCGGGCGTGGCCGGCGCCGACTTCCTCTACACCGACGTCTGGGTCTCGATGGGCGAGCCCAAGGAGGTCTGGGCCGAGCGGATCGCCGAGCTCAAGCCCTACCAGGTCTCCATGGACACCGTTCGCGCCACCGGCAACCCCCGGGCGAAGTTCCTGCACTGTCTGCCGGCCTTCCACGACCTGGGCACCACGGTGGCCCGGCAGCTCTACGAGGCCACCGGGATGGCCGAGTTGGAGTGCACCGACGAGCTCTTCGAGTCCGAGCACTCGATCGTCTTCGACCAGGCCGAGAACCGGCTGCACACCATCAAGGCGATCCTGGTCGCGACCCTCGGCGGCTGA
- a CDS encoding maleylpyruvate isomerase family mycothiol-dependent enzyme yields the protein MDASSEDLWPVIHVERRALLEDVRQLAPAQWTVMSLCAGRTVRDVLAHLAATARMTQADFVRKAVKARFNFRRMTDRDIHEFTRGRPSATVKAFEMLVDSVEHPRGPDATWLGETVVHAEDIRRPLGIAHEYPMAALTTCADFYRRSNFLIGGKKRVAGLKLTATDTDWSAGEGPEVRGPMLDLLLVITGRPAGLAALSGDGVEIVTERMPSQEVAGDRPHRRGMPKGIQV from the coding sequence ATGGACGCCAGTTCCGAGGACCTCTGGCCGGTGATCCACGTCGAGCGGCGCGCGCTGCTCGAGGACGTGCGGCAGCTGGCCCCCGCGCAGTGGACGGTGATGTCGCTCTGCGCGGGCCGCACGGTGCGCGACGTGCTGGCGCACCTGGCCGCCACCGCCCGGATGACGCAGGCCGACTTCGTGCGCAAGGCGGTCAAGGCGCGGTTCAACTTCCGGCGGATGACCGACCGGGACATCCATGAGTTCACCCGGGGTCGCCCGTCCGCCACGGTGAAGGCGTTCGAGATGCTGGTCGACTCGGTGGAGCACCCGCGCGGACCGGACGCGACCTGGCTCGGCGAGACGGTGGTGCACGCCGAGGACATCCGGCGCCCGCTGGGCATCGCCCATGAGTACCCGATGGCGGCGCTGACCACCTGCGCCGACTTCTACCGCCGCTCCAACTTCCTGATCGGCGGCAAGAAGCGGGTGGCGGGCCTGAAGCTGACCGCGACCGACACCGACTGGTCGGCGGGCGAGGGGCCCGAGGTGCGCGGACCGATGCTGGACCTGCTGCTTGTGATCACCGGGCGCCCGGCCGGGCTGGCCGCGCTCAGCGGCGACGGGGTCGAGATCGTCACCGAGCGGATGCCCTCCCAGGAAGTCGCAGGTGACCGCCCGCACCGCCGGGGTATGCCCAAAGGCATCCAGGTCTGA
- a CDS encoding carbohydrate ABC transporter permease gives MTIHSDVTGTVPAQRGTDQPRRPSQAQRFADGGGVLNVFSHGFLAVWALMIIGPLVWIVLGSFKTNAQIGGSAWTWPGSWHFDAFARAWDKGIGGFFANTVIVLVGSLALTMLLGAMAAYVLARYEFPGNRVIYYFFVAGAMFPVYLALVPLFFMVKNLGQISPLLGLNSYLGLILVYTAYSLPFTVFFLYAFFRSLPTAVHEAAMIDGCSHTRAFFQVMVPMAKSGLISVFIFNVLGQWNQYLLPVTLMQQQNSSDPDHSMLAQGLMNLALQSGYASDFPGLFAGMTIAMLPVLVVYLSFQRQVQAGLTSATLK, from the coding sequence ATGACCATCCACTCCGACGTGACCGGCACCGTTCCGGCCCAGCGCGGCACCGACCAGCCGCGCCGACCGAGCCAGGCGCAGCGTTTCGCGGACGGCGGCGGCGTCCTCAACGTCTTCTCGCACGGCTTCCTGGCCGTCTGGGCGCTGATGATCATCGGTCCGCTGGTCTGGATCGTGCTCGGCTCCTTCAAGACCAACGCCCAGATCGGCGGCAGCGCCTGGACCTGGCCCGGCAGCTGGCACTTCGACGCGTTCGCCCGGGCCTGGGACAAGGGCATCGGCGGCTTCTTCGCCAACACCGTGATCGTGCTGGTCGGTTCGCTCGCCCTGACGATGCTGCTCGGCGCGATGGCGGCCTATGTGCTGGCCCGCTACGAGTTCCCCGGCAACCGCGTCATCTACTACTTCTTCGTGGCCGGCGCGATGTTTCCGGTCTACCTCGCGCTGGTGCCGCTGTTCTTCATGGTGAAGAACCTCGGCCAGATCAGCCCGCTGCTCGGCCTCAACAGCTACCTCGGCCTCATCCTGGTCTACACGGCCTACTCACTGCCGTTCACCGTGTTCTTCCTCTACGCCTTCTTCCGCTCGCTGCCGACCGCGGTGCACGAGGCGGCGATGATCGACGGCTGTTCGCACACCCGGGCGTTCTTCCAGGTGATGGTGCCGATGGCCAAGTCCGGTCTGATCAGCGTCTTCATCTTCAATGTGCTCGGGCAGTGGAACCAGTACCTGCTGCCGGTCACCCTGATGCAGCAGCAGAACAGCTCCGACCCGGACCACTCGATGCTCGCCCAGGGTCTGATGAACCTGGCCCTGCAGAGCGGCTACGCCAGCGACTTCCCCGGCCTTTTCGCCGGCATGACCATCGCCATGCTGCCCGTGCTGGTGGTCTACCTGTCCTTCCAGCGGCAGGTGCAAGCCGGGCTCACCTCGGCCACGCTCAAGTAG
- the ngcE gene encoding N-acetylglucosamine/diacetylchitobiose ABC transporter substrate-binding protein: MGSATEYNRRDVFKRAAAATVLAAGSSSLLAACAAGGGGSSDNKGTAPSGSGSATNPFGVKSSDPLDVVIFKGGYGDDYARAFEDMYKKNYSGASVSHLGTQDISPKLQPRFNAGNPPDVVDDSGAQAMRLDVLEKAGQLTDLTVLLDAPYLDNPSQKIRDVLLPGTIDQGTIDGKMYSLNYVYTVYGLWYSNKLFKDKGWTPPKTWDDFLTLCATIKASGIAPFCHQGKYPYYANYLIMDLVAKQAGPDLVKRIDALDPTAFDDPAVLAGVSAFFQIMQKDYLLPGTNGMTHTESQTAWCQGKAAFIPCGSWLENEMIKVTPADFDMAFLPVPSLAGDKMPQNAVRAGAGEPFIVPAKAKNQVGGLEFLRIMLTKEGSGKFAAAANSLTVLKDGIGPDVVLKPGTKSSAQAVSAAGSNTFNYTYADLQTAFETEMENATTDLVNSRITPQQWVARCKAATSKKV, from the coding sequence ATGGGCTCTGCAACTGAGTACAACCGCCGCGACGTCTTCAAGCGCGCGGCCGCGGCCACCGTCCTTGCGGCCGGCAGCAGTTCGCTGCTCGCCGCATGTGCTGCCGGGGGTGGCGGCAGCAGCGACAACAAGGGCACCGCGCCGAGCGGCAGCGGCAGCGCGACCAACCCGTTCGGGGTCAAGTCGAGCGACCCGCTGGACGTCGTGATCTTCAAGGGCGGCTACGGCGACGACTACGCCAGGGCCTTCGAGGACATGTACAAGAAGAACTACAGCGGCGCCAGCGTCAGCCACCTGGGTACCCAGGACATCAGCCCCAAGCTGCAGCCCCGGTTCAACGCGGGCAACCCGCCGGACGTGGTCGACGACTCGGGCGCCCAGGCGATGCGGCTCGACGTGCTGGAGAAGGCCGGCCAGCTGACCGACCTGACCGTGCTGCTGGACGCGCCGTACCTGGACAACCCGAGCCAGAAGATCCGCGATGTGCTGCTGCCCGGCACCATCGACCAGGGCACCATCGACGGCAAGATGTACTCGCTCAACTACGTCTACACGGTCTACGGCCTCTGGTACTCCAACAAGCTGTTCAAGGACAAGGGCTGGACCCCGCCCAAGACCTGGGACGACTTCCTCACGCTCTGCGCCACCATCAAGGCGTCCGGCATCGCGCCCTTCTGCCACCAGGGCAAGTACCCGTACTACGCCAACTACCTGATCATGGACCTGGTCGCCAAGCAGGCCGGCCCGGACCTGGTGAAGCGGATCGACGCGCTGGACCCGACCGCGTTCGACGACCCGGCGGTGCTGGCCGGCGTCTCCGCGTTCTTCCAGATCATGCAGAAGGACTACCTGCTCCCGGGCACCAACGGCATGACCCACACCGAGTCGCAGACCGCATGGTGCCAGGGCAAGGCCGCGTTCATCCCGTGCGGCTCCTGGCTGGAGAACGAGATGATCAAGGTCACCCCGGCCGACTTCGACATGGCGTTCCTGCCGGTCCCCTCGCTCGCGGGTGACAAGATGCCGCAGAACGCCGTGCGGGCCGGCGCCGGTGAGCCGTTCATCGTGCCGGCGAAGGCGAAGAACCAGGTCGGCGGCCTGGAGTTCCTGCGGATCATGCTGACCAAGGAGGGCTCCGGCAAGTTCGCCGCCGCGGCCAACTCGCTGACCGTGCTGAAGGACGGCATCGGTCCCGACGTGGTGCTCAAGCCCGGCACCAAGTCCTCCGCACAGGCGGTCAGCGCGGCCGGCAGCAACACCTTCAACTACACCTACGCGGACCTGCAGACGGCGTTCGAGACCGAGATGGAGAACGCCACCACCGACCTGGTCAACAGCCGGATCACCCCGCAGCAGTGGGTGGCCCGGTGCAAGGCCGCCACGTCCAAGAAGGTCTGA